Proteins found in one Perca fluviatilis chromosome 9, GENO_Pfluv_1.0, whole genome shotgun sequence genomic segment:
- the LOC120565823 gene encoding syncytin-A-like, with product MCGTQPHLRPSLPAKWGGTCALVSLLLPITMLPISAGKLEETVQSTSHKHSLKRAKRDTDLGFGTWGDPSTPFGSIDSRVYIDAIGIPRGVPEEFKAQNQIAKGFESILPWITTNKNVDWINYIYYNQQRFLNRTRDGLRGVSEQLAASSLMALQNRMALDMLLAEKGGVCHMFGDACCTFIPNNTAPDGSITRALEGLTSLVNELAENSGVAENPITSWLEDVFGKYKAIVLSMLTSVAVFLGILVCCGCCCIPCCRTLVNRWIDVALTKKDPQKDAPPAYSMPLLGMEDGDETDSDNEGSESPM from the coding sequence ATGTGTGGGACACAGCCCCACCTTAGACCATCCTTACCTGCTAAATGGGGGGGCACCTGCGCCTTAGTGTCCCTATTATTGCCAATTACCATGCTTCCTATTAGCGCAGGGAAGCTAGAGGAGACAGTACAGTCTACCTCTCACAAACATTCCTTGAAGAGGGCTAAAAGAGACACTGACTTGGGTTTTGGTACCTGGGGAGACCCAAGCACCCCGTTCGGGTCTATAGATAGTAGGGTGTATATAGATGCAATTGGAATACCAAGGGGTGTACCAGAGGAGTTCAAAGCTCAGAATCAGATAGCAAAGGGTTTTGAGTCTATACTGCCCTGGATAACTACAAACAAGAATGTGGACTGGATAAACTATATATACTACAACCAGCAGAGGTTTTTGAACCGGACTAGGGATGGCCTGAGGGGTGTGTCCGAACAATTAGCCGCCTCCTCACTCATGGCACTTCAGAACCGTATGGCACTAGACATGTTGTTGGCAGAAAAAGGGGGTGTGTGCCACATGTTTGGAGATGCTTGTTGTACATTTATTCCCAATAATACTGCCCCAGATGGTAGCATCACTAGAGCCTTGGAGGGGTTGACCTCTCTAGTCAATGAACTAGCAGAAAACTCGGGTGTGGCTGAAAACCCCATCACCAGTTGGCTGGAGGACGTTTTTGGCAAATACAAAGCAATTGTGCTCTCCATGCTTACGTCCGTGGCAGTGTTTCTGGGCATATTGGTGTGTTGTGGATGCTGTTGCATCCCTTGTTGTCGCACTCTGGTGAACAGATGGATTGATGTGGCTCTGACCAAAAAAGATCCCCAGAAAGATGCTCCTCCAGCGTACTCCATGCCCCTGTTGGGGATGGAGGACGGTGATGAGACTGATTCAGACAATGAAGGAAGTGAATCACCAATGTAA